In the Streptomyces formicae genome, one interval contains:
- a CDS encoding NAD(P)/FAD-dependent oxidoreductase → MLEPAHHADVVIVGAGAAGLSAAHRLTSAGVTTTVLEAAPCVGGRMSTEKMDGFRLDRIGQLLTTSYPELRRTPGLDSLVLRPFSPGLLVHSEGRHHRAAEPVPARSARGALTAARALASAPRGPRAAPPGGPLGGPLDQARLGAALARLAATPVDRLLSRRELPAGDALSARGLPSRTIQGFLRPLLSALLCDPDLTTSSRCADLALHAFASGRLCLPEGGADVLPELLAAALPPGTVHTGVRVTSVSTSRVATADHGEIGCRAVLLATDARAAAELLPGLRVPPFHEMTVVHHTAPEPPLDGPALLLDADRAGPVAHTAVISRVDPSRAPADRVLVSSTVLGPPPDQRAVLTHLADLYGTATDRWELLAVHHTREAVPAMPPPHDVHRPVRLLSGLYVCGDHRQTSTVQGALDSGRRAAHAALTDFGITTAYAPETLPSAA, encoded by the coding sequence GTGCTAGAGCCTGCGCACCATGCCGACGTCGTCATCGTGGGAGCCGGGGCCGCGGGGCTCTCGGCCGCGCACCGGCTGACCAGCGCCGGTGTAACGACCACCGTCCTGGAGGCCGCCCCTTGCGTCGGCGGCCGCATGTCGACCGAGAAGATGGACGGGTTCCGGCTCGACAGGATCGGGCAACTGCTCACCACCTCCTATCCGGAACTGCGCCGCACCCCGGGCCTGGACTCACTGGTCCTGCGCCCCTTCTCCCCCGGCCTCCTCGTGCACAGCGAGGGCCGACACCACCGCGCGGCGGAGCCCGTGCCCGCACGGAGCGCGAGGGGCGCACTCACCGCAGCGCGCGCCCTCGCGAGCGCCCCCCGCGGACCGCGAGCCGCTCCCCCCGGCGGCCCTCTGGGCGGCCCCCTCGACCAGGCACGGCTCGGCGCCGCACTCGCCCGCCTCGCGGCGACCCCTGTGGACCGCCTCCTGTCCCGCCGCGAACTCCCCGCGGGGGACGCCCTGTCCGCGCGCGGACTCCCCTCACGCACCATCCAGGGCTTCCTGCGCCCCCTGCTCTCCGCACTCCTGTGCGACCCCGACCTGACCACATCGAGCCGGTGCGCGGACCTCGCCCTGCACGCCTTCGCGAGCGGCCGCCTCTGCCTGCCCGAGGGCGGCGCCGACGTCCTGCCCGAGCTCCTCGCCGCCGCCCTGCCACCGGGCACGGTCCACACCGGCGTGCGCGTCACCTCGGTCTCCACGTCCCGCGTCGCCACCGCGGACCACGGCGAGATCGGCTGCCGGGCCGTACTCCTGGCCACCGACGCCCGCGCGGCCGCCGAACTCCTGCCGGGTCTGCGCGTACCGCCGTTCCACGAGATGACGGTGGTGCACCACACCGCGCCCGAGCCGCCCCTCGACGGACCCGCGCTGCTCCTGGACGCGGACCGCGCGGGCCCGGTCGCCCACACGGCGGTGATCAGCCGGGTCGACCCCTCGCGCGCGCCCGCGGACCGCGTGCTCGTCTCCTCGACGGTGCTCGGCCCGCCGCCCGACCAGCGCGCGGTCCTCACCCACCTCGCCGACCTGTACGGCACCGCGACCGACCGCTGGGAGCTGCTCGCCGTGCACCACACCCGCGAGGCGGTGCCCGCGATGCCGCCCCCGCACGACGTGCACCGCCCGGTGCGGCTGCTCTCGGGGCTCTACGTGTGCGGCGACCACCGCCAGACCAGCACGGTGCAGGGCGCGCTCGACTCGGGCCGACGGGCCGCGCACGCCGCTCTCACGGACTTCGGCATCACCACGGCGTACGCCCCGGAGACCCTGCCCTCGGCAGCCTGA
- a CDS encoding regulator, translated as MTERPPQRTPNRQLAALISEAGFSNAGLARRVDQLGLEHGLDLRYDKTSVTRWLRGQQPRGTTPALIAEVFTRRLGRRLSAQDLGLDACAPVYAGLEFAASPEEAVDIVGGLWRKDSGSHAELRKIAFTPAGLVVPSRDWLIGRADERVGRGESESGHSRVPVQGRPVVPRQRQGSERGPGQRVTSGDIAALRAVGELFRALDHAYGGGHARQALVRYLEHEAEPMLRGTYGEQAGRRLFAAAADLTRLAGWTSYDIAAHGLAQRYYVQALRLSQAAGDRAYGSYVLVTMSRQAVYLGHGREAVQLARVAQQGVGSSAPPVVQALLYSAEARGHGVLGEVRACTASLVRAERSLEAARPGDEVPHWARFFDEAQLADEFGHSYRDLQQYRAAAQYAERSLQLRAPAFARSRLFCRVVLATARLGLGELEQACQLGAEAAQAAGEMRSARAHEYVRDFERRLEPYRDAAPVRGYRDRVAALG; from the coding sequence ATGACGGAACGACCCCCGCAGCGCACCCCCAACCGCCAGCTAGCCGCGCTCATCTCGGAAGCCGGTTTCTCCAATGCGGGCCTCGCGCGCCGCGTCGACCAGCTCGGGCTCGAACACGGCCTTGACCTGCGGTACGACAAGACGTCCGTGACCCGCTGGCTGCGTGGCCAGCAACCCAGAGGCACCACGCCCGCGCTGATCGCCGAGGTGTTCACGCGGCGGCTCGGGCGGCGCCTGTCCGCACAGGACCTCGGCCTCGACGCGTGCGCGCCGGTCTACGCGGGCCTGGAGTTCGCGGCCTCCCCCGAGGAGGCCGTCGACATCGTCGGCGGCCTGTGGCGCAAGGACTCCGGCAGCCACGCGGAGCTGCGGAAGATCGCGTTCACCCCGGCGGGCCTCGTCGTGCCGAGCAGGGACTGGCTGATCGGCAGAGCCGACGAACGGGTGGGGCGCGGGGAGAGCGAGAGCGGCCACTCGCGCGTGCCGGTCCAGGGCCGCCCCGTCGTGCCCCGGCAGCGGCAGGGCTCCGAGCGGGGTCCCGGCCAGCGGGTCACCAGCGGCGACATCGCGGCACTGCGCGCCGTCGGCGAGCTCTTCCGGGCCCTCGACCACGCCTACGGAGGCGGGCACGCGCGCCAGGCCCTGGTGCGCTACCTGGAGCACGAGGCCGAGCCGATGCTGCGCGGCACCTACGGCGAGCAGGCCGGTCGGCGGCTCTTCGCGGCCGCCGCCGACCTGACCCGGCTCGCGGGCTGGACCTCGTACGACATCGCGGCGCACGGCCTCGCCCAGCGGTACTACGTCCAGGCCCTGCGCCTCTCGCAGGCCGCGGGCGACCGCGCGTACGGCTCGTACGTCCTGGTCACCATGAGCCGCCAGGCCGTCTACCTGGGACACGGGCGCGAGGCGGTCCAGCTGGCTCGCGTCGCCCAGCAGGGCGTCGGTTCGTCGGCGCCGCCCGTCGTCCAGGCCCTGCTCTACTCGGCGGAGGCACGCGGGCACGGGGTGCTCGGCGAGGTGCGGGCCTGCACGGCGTCCCTGGTGCGGGCCGAGCGCTCGCTCGAAGCGGCACGGCCCGGCGACGAAGTGCCGCACTGGGCACGGTTCTTCGACGAGGCGCAGCTCGCGGACGAGTTCGGGCACAGCTACCGCGATCTGCAGCAGTACCGCGCGGCGGCCCAGTACGCCGAGCGCTCCCTCCAGTTGCGGGCGCCCGCCTTCGCCCGCAGCCGCCTGTTCTGCCGGGTGGTGCTCGCCACCGCGCGGCTCGGCCTCGGCGAGCTGGAGCAGGCGTGCCAGCTGGGCGCGGAGGCGGCGCAGGCCGCGGGCGAGATGCGGTCGGCGCGGGCGCACGAGTACGTGCGCGACTTCGAACGGCGGCTCGAACCGTACCGGGACGCGGCTCCGGTGCGGGGGTACCGCGACCGGGTCGCGGCGCTGGGGTAG
- the lipB gene encoding lipoyl(octanoyl) transferase LipB: MSEFRFVRLGFGPDAVEYREAWDEQRRVHAARFADEVPDTCLLLEHPPVYTAGRRTEDSERPLDGTPVVDVDRGGKITWHGPGQLVGYPIQKLPRPVDVVAHVRRLEEALIRTCAEFGLQTSRVEGRSGVWVLGDPVERRPALGGLSLDFDPRLQDDEFDARFNGPEYAPSNAGQRREDRKIAAIGIRVAKGVTMHGFALNVNPDNTWFDRIIPCGIRDAGVTSLAYELDREITIADVLPVAERHLRDVLENAELKPRDVEPASA, encoded by the coding sequence GTGAGTGAGTTTCGGTTCGTCCGACTGGGCTTCGGCCCGGACGCCGTGGAGTACCGAGAGGCGTGGGACGAGCAGCGCCGCGTGCACGCCGCCCGCTTCGCCGACGAGGTCCCCGACACCTGCCTGCTCCTGGAGCACCCGCCGGTCTACACCGCGGGCCGCCGCACCGAGGACAGCGAGCGCCCGCTGGACGGCACCCCCGTCGTCGACGTGGACCGCGGCGGCAAGATCACCTGGCACGGACCGGGGCAGCTGGTCGGCTATCCGATCCAGAAACTGCCGCGCCCGGTGGACGTCGTAGCACATGTGCGGCGTCTGGAGGAGGCACTTATCCGTACGTGTGCGGAGTTCGGCCTCCAGACCTCGCGCGTCGAGGGGCGCAGCGGCGTCTGGGTGCTCGGTGACCCGGTGGAGCGGCGCCCGGCACTGGGCGGCCTCTCCCTGGACTTCGACCCGCGCCTCCAGGACGACGAGTTCGACGCCCGGTTCAACGGTCCGGAGTACGCCCCGTCCAACGCGGGCCAGCGCCGCGAGGACCGCAAGATCGCCGCGATCGGCATCCGCGTCGCCAAGGGCGTGACGATGCACGGCTTCGCGCTCAACGTGAACCCGGACAACACCTGGTTCGACCGGATCATCCCGTGCGGCATCCGCGACGCGGGCGTGACCTCGCTCGCGTACGAGCTGGACCGCGAGATCACCATCGCGGACGTGCTGCCCGTCGCCGAGCGGCACCTGCGGGACGTACTGGAGAACGCGGAGCTCAAGCCGCGCGACGTGGAGCCCGCCTCCGCATAG
- a CDS encoding lipoyl synthase, which produces MSAVAPDGRKMLRLEVRNAQTPIERKPEWIKTRAKMGPEYNALQKLVKSEGLHTVCQEAGCPNIYECWEDREATFLIGGDQCTRRCDFCQIDTGKPQALDRDEPRRVGESVVTMDLNYATITGVARDDLEDGGAWLYAETVRQIHAMTAERAEGYTKVELLIPDFNAEPDQLAEVFSSRPEVLGHNVETVPRIFKRIRPGFRYERSLEVITKAREAGLVTKSNLILGMGETREEVSEALRQLHEAGTELITITQYLRPTPRHHPVERWVKPAEFVELKDEAEQIGFSGVMSGPLVRSSYRAGRLYQMAIEKRGAYVASQAV; this is translated from the coding sequence GTGTCCGCAGTCGCACCCGACGGACGCAAGATGCTGCGCCTGGAGGTCCGGAACGCCCAGACCCCCATCGAGCGCAAGCCCGAGTGGATCAAGACCCGGGCGAAAATGGGCCCCGAGTACAACGCCCTGCAGAAGCTCGTGAAGAGCGAGGGTCTGCACACGGTCTGCCAGGAGGCGGGCTGTCCGAACATCTACGAGTGCTGGGAAGACCGCGAGGCCACGTTCCTCATCGGCGGCGACCAGTGCACGCGGCGCTGTGACTTCTGCCAGATCGACACGGGCAAGCCGCAGGCCCTCGACCGCGACGAGCCCCGCCGCGTCGGCGAGTCCGTCGTCACGATGGACCTGAACTACGCCACGATCACCGGCGTCGCCCGCGACGACCTGGAGGACGGCGGCGCCTGGCTGTACGCGGAGACCGTGCGCCAGATCCACGCGATGACGGCGGAGCGCGCCGAGGGCTACACCAAGGTCGAGCTGCTCATCCCGGACTTCAACGCCGAGCCCGACCAGCTGGCCGAGGTCTTCTCGTCCCGCCCGGAGGTGCTCGGGCACAACGTGGAGACGGTGCCGCGCATCTTCAAGCGGATCCGCCCCGGCTTCCGCTACGAGCGCTCCCTCGAGGTCATCACGAAGGCCCGCGAGGCCGGTCTCGTGACCAAGTCCAACCTGATCCTGGGCATGGGCGAGACCCGCGAGGAGGTCAGCGAGGCGCTGCGCCAGCTGCACGAGGCGGGCACCGAGCTCATCACCATCACCCAGTACCTGCGACCCACGCCGCGCCACCACCCCGTGGAGCGCTGGGTGAAGCCCGCGGAGTTCGTGGAGCTGAAGGACGAGGCCGAGCAGATCGGCTTCTCCGGAGTGATGTCGGGGCCGCTGGTCCGCTCCTCGTACCGCGCGGGACGGCTGTACCAGATGGCCATCGAGAAGCGCGGCGCGTACGTCGCCTCGCAGGCGGTGTGA
- a CDS encoding DUF4191 domain-containing protein — translation MARKETTAAASAAEPGRLKQIALTYKMTRRADPKIGLIIAAVGIVTFGVFLAIGFWLGHPVYLGILGFLLAFLAMAIVFGRRAERAAFGQMEGQPGAAAAVLDKIGRGWTTTPAIAMNRSQDVVHRTVGKAGIVLVAEGNPNRVKGLLAAEKKKMARIVADVPVHDVIVGTTDDTVSLKKLRTTLLKLPRVLTGPQVTATNDRLRAMGDLMSNMPLPKGPMPKGARMPRGGPKMK, via the coding sequence ATGGCGAGGAAGGAAACCACCGCGGCGGCTTCGGCCGCGGAACCAGGGCGACTCAAGCAGATTGCCCTCACCTACAAGATGACCCGGCGGGCCGACCCGAAGATCGGCCTCATCATCGCGGCTGTGGGAATCGTCACCTTTGGTGTCTTCCTCGCGATCGGCTTCTGGCTCGGTCACCCGGTCTACCTGGGCATTCTCGGATTCCTGCTCGCCTTCCTCGCGATGGCGATCGTCTTCGGACGCAGGGCCGAGCGTGCCGCCTTCGGGCAGATGGAGGGCCAGCCCGGCGCGGCGGCAGCGGTGCTCGACAAGATCGGCCGCGGCTGGACGACCACCCCGGCGATCGCGATGAACCGCAGCCAGGACGTGGTGCACCGCACCGTCGGCAAGGCGGGCATCGTCCTGGTGGCCGAGGGCAACCCGAACCGGGTCAAGGGCCTGCTGGCCGCCGAGAAGAAGAAGATGGCGCGCATCGTCGCGGACGTCCCGGTGCACGACGTCATCGTCGGCACCACGGACGACACGGTCTCCCTCAAGAAGCTGCGCACCACGCTCCTGAAGCTCCCCCGCGTACTGACGGGTCCTCAGGTCACGGCAACCAACGACCGGCTGCGTGCGATGGGTGATCTTATGTCCAATATGCCGCTCCCGAAGGGGCCCATGCCCAAGGGCGCGCGCATGCCGCGCGGCGGCCCGAAGATGAAGTAG
- a CDS encoding maleylpyruvate isomerase family mycothiol-dependent enzyme has translation MDSRLPGVPGHPWLGAPIDARPLFAPEQAALMVTLRGLAAADWSKEAVPGWTVRDLAAHVLGDFYGRLARDRDGHRDGPGFAPGDTLETFIHRINQEWVDAHRRVSPAALVDTLDLVGAQVSRFFRATDPDAPSLGVSWAGVDPAPMWLDSARDFTEFWTHRQQIRHAVGQGTDADPRFLSVVLDTFMRALPHTLREVDAPIGTRARVEIDGPAGGVWTATATGATGGGWSLAEPDGERPAAIVRLDAETAWRLCTRGIDPDTALTRVRIEGDRRLAEAVCRIVSIVH, from the coding sequence ATGGACTCCCGGCTCCCTGGTGTACCCGGTCATCCCTGGCTCGGCGCTCCGATCGATGCCCGTCCCCTGTTCGCCCCGGAGCAGGCCGCGCTGATGGTCACGCTCCGCGGCCTGGCGGCGGCGGACTGGAGCAAGGAGGCCGTGCCGGGCTGGACCGTCCGCGATCTGGCCGCACACGTCCTGGGCGACTTCTACGGACGCCTCGCCCGGGACCGGGACGGCCATCGGGACGGTCCCGGTTTCGCGCCGGGCGACACCCTGGAGACGTTCATCCACCGCATCAACCAGGAGTGGGTCGATGCCCACCGCCGGGTGAGCCCGGCCGCGCTCGTCGACACCCTTGACCTGGTGGGGGCGCAAGTCTCCCGGTTCTTCCGGGCCACAGACCCCGACGCCCCGTCACTGGGAGTGTCCTGGGCCGGTGTCGACCCGGCGCCCATGTGGTTGGACAGCGCGCGCGACTTCACCGAGTTCTGGACTCACCGCCAGCAGATCCGGCACGCCGTCGGCCAGGGCACCGACGCGGATCCGCGGTTCCTGTCGGTGGTCCTCGACACGTTCATGCGGGCCCTGCCGCACACGCTGCGCGAGGTCGACGCGCCGATCGGTACCCGGGCGCGGGTGGAGATCGACGGCCCTGCCGGGGGCGTCTGGACGGCAACGGCCACGGGGGCCACGGGAGGCGGCTGGTCTCTCGCCGAGCCGGACGGCGAACGTCCCGCCGCGATCGTGCGCTTGGACGCGGAGACCGCCTGGCGCCTGTGCACGCGCGGCATCGATCCCGACACCGCCCTGACCCGCGTCAGGATCGAGGGCGACCGGCGCCTGGCCGAAGCGGTCTGCCGGATCGTGTCGATCGTCCACTGA
- a CDS encoding RDD family protein — protein sequence MDNRQAIGSWLSGPRAAAEDAGVDFGYRGEQLGLPEEGPGSIARPGRRIGAIAVDWGLCMVIAYGLFARGDQQAMGNWALGIFFVMSVLTVGTIGATPGKALFRLRVVAEGGDRLRFGWVLLRSVLLCIAIPALIWDRDGRGLHDRLARAVQIRI from the coding sequence GTGGACAACAGGCAAGCAATCGGATCGTGGCTGTCAGGCCCGCGCGCGGCCGCGGAGGACGCCGGTGTCGACTTCGGGTACCGGGGCGAGCAGCTCGGCCTCCCGGAGGAGGGGCCGGGCTCGATCGCCCGTCCCGGCCGCCGCATCGGCGCCATCGCCGTGGACTGGGGCCTGTGCATGGTCATCGCATACGGCCTGTTCGCCCGCGGCGACCAGCAGGCGATGGGCAACTGGGCCCTCGGCATCTTCTTCGTGATGAGCGTGCTCACCGTCGGCACGATCGGCGCGACGCCCGGCAAGGCGCTCTTCCGGCTGCGCGTCGTCGCCGAGGGCGGCGACCGCCTCCGCTTCGGCTGGGTCCTGCTCCGCAGCGTCCTGCTGTGCATCGCCATCCCGGCCCTGATCTGGGACCGCGACGGCCGCGGCCTGCACGACCGCCTCGCGCGCGCCGTCCAGATCAGGATCTGA
- the glnA gene encoding type I glutamate--ammonia ligase, with protein MFQNADDAKKFIADEDVKFIDVRFCDLPGVMQHFTIPAAAFDPDEELAFDGSSIRGFQAIHESDMALRADLSTARVDPFRRDKTVNINFFIHDPITGEQYSRDPRNVAKKAEAYLASTGIADTAYFGPEAEFYVFDNVRFQTSANESFYHIDSEAGAWNTGAVENNRGYKVRYKGGYFPAPPVDHFADLRAEISLELDKNGLQVERQHHEVGTAGQAEINYKFNTLLAAADDLMLFKYIVKNVAWRNEKTATFMPKPIFGDNGSGMHVHQSLWAGGDPLFYDEQGYAGLSDTARYYIGGILKHAPSLLAFTNPTVNSYHRLVPGFEAPVNMVYSQRNRSAAMRIPITGSNPKAKRVEFRAPDPSSNPYLAFSALLMAGLDGVKNKIEPPEPIDKDLYELAPEEHAGVAQVPTSLPAVLDALEADHEYLLAGGVFTPDLIETWIDYKRTNEIAPIQLRPHPHEFELYFDI; from the coding sequence TTGTTCCAGAACGCCGACGACGCGAAGAAGTTCATCGCGGACGAGGACGTCAAGTTCATCGACGTCCGATTCTGCGACCTGCCCGGTGTCATGCAGCACTTCACGATCCCGGCGGCGGCGTTCGACCCGGACGAGGAGCTGGCCTTCGACGGTTCGTCGATCCGTGGCTTCCAGGCCATCCACGAGTCCGACATGGCGCTCCGCGCCGACCTGTCGACGGCTCGCGTGGACCCCTTCCGCCGCGACAAGACCGTCAACATCAACTTCTTCATCCACGACCCGATCACGGGCGAGCAGTACAGCCGTGACCCGCGCAACGTGGCGAAGAAGGCGGAGGCGTACCTGGCCTCCACCGGCATCGCGGACACCGCCTACTTCGGTCCCGAGGCGGAGTTCTACGTCTTCGACAACGTCCGCTTCCAGACGTCGGCGAACGAGAGCTTCTACCACATCGACTCCGAGGCGGGCGCCTGGAACACCGGTGCGGTCGAGAACAACCGCGGCTACAAGGTCCGCTACAAGGGCGGTTACTTCCCGGCGCCGCCGGTCGACCACTTCGCCGACCTCCGCGCCGAAATCTCCCTCGAACTCGACAAGAACGGCCTCCAGGTCGAGCGCCAGCACCACGAGGTGGGCACGGCGGGCCAGGCCGAGATCAACTACAAGTTCAACACGCTGCTCGCCGCGGCCGACGACCTGATGCTCTTCAAGTACATCGTGAAGAACGTCGCCTGGCGCAACGAGAAGACCGCGACCTTCATGCCGAAGCCGATCTTCGGCGACAACGGCTCGGGCATGCACGTCCACCAGTCCCTCTGGGCCGGTGGCGACCCGCTCTTCTACGACGAGCAGGGCTACGCGGGCCTCTCGGACACCGCCCGCTACTACATCGGCGGCATCCTCAAGCACGCCCCCTCGCTCCTCGCCTTCACGAACCCGACGGTGAACTCGTACCACCGCCTGGTCCCCGGCTTCGAGGCCCCGGTCAACATGGTCTACTCCCAGCGCAACCGCTCGGCCGCCATGCGCATCCCGATCACGGGCTCCAACCCGAAGGCCAAGCGCGTCGAGTTCCGCGCGCCGGACCCGTCCTCGAACCCGTACCTGGCGTTCTCGGCGCTCCTCATGGCGGGCCTGGACGGCGTCAAGAACAAGATCGAGCCGCCGGAGCCGATCGACAAGGACCTCTACGAGCTGGCCCCCGAGGAGCACGCGGGCGTCGCCCAGGTCCCGACCTCCCTCCCGGCCGTCCTCGACGCCCTCGAGGCGGACCACGAGTACCTGCTGGCCGGTGGCGTCTTCACCCCCGACCTGATCGAGACGTGGATCGACTACAAGCGCACGAACGAGATCGCCCCGATCCAGCTGCGGCCGCACCCTCACGA